From Calothrix sp. PCC 6303, a single genomic window includes:
- a CDS encoding PIN domain-containing protein produces the protein MTNQRRFVFDTNVIISAFLFSESKPRQALDIAQDIGILILSNSAFAEL, from the coding sequence ATGACTAATCAGCGACGATTTGTTTTTGATACGAATGTGATAATTAGTGCATTTTTATTTAGTGAAAGCAAGCCTCGTCAAGCATTGGATATAGCTCAGGATATTGGTATTCTCATATTATCTAATTCTGCCTTTGCAGAGCTATAA